The proteins below come from a single Allorhizobium pseudoryzae genomic window:
- the cysN gene encoding sulfate adenylyltransferase subunit CysN, translating to MATDVSQAPVASQNSLLRFLTCGSVDDGKSTLIGRLLFDTKMIFDDQMTSLERDSTRFGTTGGDIDFALLVDGLEAEREQGITIDVAYRFFATDRRKFIVADTPGHEEYTRNMATGASTADLAVVLVDARQGILSQTRRHSFIASLLGIRHVILAVNKIDLADFNEAVFSAIVSDYLSFAQDLGLKSICPIPISARFGDNVCTRSARMPWYHGKTLIEELETVETASDLATRPFRFPVQLIARPDDSFRGLSGEIASGTIRTGEAVVMAKSGQASRVQRIVTMDDDLAAAEAGQAVTLMLEDEVDASRGDILSPPDNRPTVADHFQAKLIWFDANPLMPGRSYILRTENHSTNATVTTLKYQVNINTFSHEASKILQMNEIGVCNISTQAPIAFDPYSDNRITGNFILIDRMSNATVAAGMIDHPLRRALNVHWQSLSVDKKVRSELKAQRPAVLWFTGLSGAGKSTIANALEKMLTAEGRHTYMLDGDNLRHGLNRDLGFTAEDRVENIRRTAEVAKLMADAGLIVLVCLISPFRADRETARAMMPDGEFIEIFIDTPINVCAERDPKGLYKKAFAGQLANFTGVSSPYEAPDNPELRLDTTAEAPEDLAAQVAVFLAERQ from the coding sequence ATGGCAACCGACGTGTCCCAGGCGCCTGTGGCCAGCCAGAACTCCCTTCTCCGTTTCCTGACCTGTGGTTCGGTGGATGACGGAAAATCCACGCTGATCGGTCGTCTTCTCTTCGACACGAAGATGATCTTCGACGATCAGATGACATCGCTCGAGCGCGACTCCACGCGCTTTGGTACCACCGGCGGCGATATCGACTTCGCGCTTCTGGTGGATGGTCTGGAGGCCGAGCGGGAACAGGGCATCACCATCGACGTCGCCTATCGTTTCTTTGCGACCGACCGGCGGAAGTTCATCGTTGCCGATACGCCCGGGCACGAAGAATACACCCGCAATATGGCAACGGGCGCCTCGACAGCGGATTTGGCGGTGGTTCTCGTCGATGCTCGCCAAGGCATTCTTTCCCAGACACGACGGCACAGCTTCATCGCGTCGCTCCTCGGCATCCGTCACGTCATCCTGGCCGTCAACAAGATCGACCTCGCGGACTTCAATGAGGCGGTCTTTTCCGCCATCGTCAGCGACTATCTCTCTTTCGCGCAAGATCTCGGTCTCAAAAGCATTTGCCCGATCCCAATCTCCGCCCGCTTCGGCGACAATGTCTGCACACGCTCTGCCCGAATGCCCTGGTACCACGGCAAGACGCTGATCGAAGAGCTAGAAACGGTCGAAACCGCCAGTGACCTTGCCACAAGACCGTTCCGTTTTCCGGTTCAGCTCATCGCGCGGCCGGACGATAGTTTCCGGGGTCTTTCTGGCGAGATTGCATCTGGCACGATCCGGACGGGCGAGGCCGTGGTGATGGCGAAGTCGGGACAGGCCAGTCGCGTGCAGAGGATCGTCACCATGGACGACGATCTTGCCGCTGCCGAGGCCGGCCAGGCAGTGACGCTGATGCTGGAGGACGAGGTGGATGCCTCGCGCGGCGATATCCTCTCGCCGCCGGACAACCGCCCGACCGTTGCCGACCATTTCCAGGCCAAGCTGATCTGGTTCGATGCGAACCCGCTGATGCCGGGGCGCTCCTACATCCTTCGCACGGAAAACCATTCGACGAATGCGACGGTGACAACCCTGAAATATCAGGTGAACATCAACACCTTCAGCCATGAGGCGTCGAAGATCCTGCAGATGAACGAGATCGGGGTCTGCAACATCTCCACACAGGCGCCGATCGCCTTTGACCCCTACAGCGACAACCGCATTACCGGCAACTTCATCCTGATCGACCGGATGAGCAATGCCACCGTCGCCGCAGGAATGATCGACCATCCACTGCGCCGGGCCCTCAACGTGCATTGGCAGTCGCTGTCGGTCGACAAGAAGGTTCGCTCGGAACTCAAGGCACAAAGGCCTGCGGTGCTTTGGTTCACCGGGCTCTCGGGCGCCGGCAAGTCGACGATTGCCAACGCCCTTGAGAAAATGCTGACGGCAGAAGGCCGGCATACCTATATGCTTGATGGCGATAACCTGCGCCATGGCCTCAACCGCGACCTTGGTTTCACCGCAGAAGATCGGGTTGAAAACATCCGCCGGACGGCGGAAGTCGCAAAGCTGATGGCCGATGCCGGCCTGATCGTGCTGGTCTGCCTAATCTCGCCGTTTAGGGCCGACCGCGAAACCGCCCGCGCCATGATGCCGGACGGAGAATTCATCGAGATCTTCATCGACACACCCATTAACGTCTGCGCAGAGCGCGACCCGAAGGGCCTCTACAAGAAGGCCTTTGCCGGACAGCTAGCCAACTTTACCGGCGTCAGCTCACCCTACGAGGCACCGGACAATCCCGAACTACGCCTGGATACGACTGCCGAGGCACCCGAGGACCTGGCGGCGCAGGTCGCGGTCTTCCTGGCCGAGCGTCAGTAA
- the cysD gene encoding sulfate adenylyltransferase subunit CysD translates to MYISHLQRLEAESIHVMREVVATFSKPVMLYSIGKDSSVMMHLAMKAFYPRKPPFPFLHVDTTWKFREMIKFRDEITQRLGIDLLVHQNPDGIAQGINPFTHGSSLHTHIWKTLGLRQALDLHGFDAAFGGARRDEEKSRAKERIFSFRNAQHAWDPKAQRPEMWKTYNTRIARGETIRVFPISNWTEADIWQYIQQEAIPIVPLYFAAPRPVVKRDGTLIMVDDERMPLRVDEVAEERLVRFRTLGCYPLTGAIESAADTLDAVVREVLGARNSERQGRLIDSDEAGSMEKKKKEGYF, encoded by the coding sequence ATGTACATTTCCCATCTCCAGCGTCTCGAAGCCGAATCGATCCATGTGATGCGGGAAGTGGTCGCGACGTTCTCCAAGCCGGTGATGCTCTACTCCATCGGCAAGGATTCGTCAGTGATGATGCACTTGGCGATGAAAGCATTTTATCCCCGCAAGCCGCCCTTCCCCTTCCTGCATGTCGATACAACCTGGAAATTCCGCGAGATGATCAAGTTTCGCGACGAGATCACGCAGCGCCTCGGCATCGATCTCCTCGTCCACCAGAACCCGGACGGGATCGCACAAGGCATCAATCCCTTCACCCATGGCTCCAGCCTGCACACCCATATCTGGAAGACGCTCGGGCTGCGGCAGGCGCTCGATCTGCATGGTTTCGATGCCGCTTTCGGCGGGGCGCGGCGCGACGAGGAAAAGTCACGCGCGAAGGAGCGCATCTTCTCCTTCCGCAATGCCCAGCACGCCTGGGACCCGAAGGCGCAACGGCCGGAAATGTGGAAGACCTACAATACCCGCATCGCGCGGGGGGAAACGATCCGCGTCTTTCCGATCTCAAACTGGACGGAAGCCGATATCTGGCAATACATCCAGCAGGAGGCGATCCCGATTGTCCCGCTTTATTTTGCCGCCCCTCGCCCGGTCGTCAAGCGCGACGGCACGCTGATCATGGTCGATGACGAACGGATGCCGCTTCGCGTAGACGAGGTAGCCGAGGAAAGACTCGTCCGCTTCCGCACGCTCGGGTGCTACCCGTTGACGGGTGCGATCGAATCCGCCGCAGACACGCTGGATGCCGTTGTCCGTGAGGTGCTCGGAGCGCGCAATTCCGAACGCCAGGGACGGCTGATCGACAGCGACGAAGCCGGATCGATGGAGAAAAAGAAGAAGGAAGGGTATTTCTGA
- a CDS encoding glycosyltransferase family 2 protein yields the protein MKSPLVTIAVPSYNQGKFLDAALESIFAQGVPVEVFVMDGGSTDGTLEVIQKWEPFLAGWRSHPDAGQSAAINEGIALGSAPYVTWLNSDDYYLPDGLKALLRALEQAHEAPVAYGQAFHEKTESGIRKPVWVQPFSAKALAIRCIICQPATLIRRTAWQAVNGVNESLHMVMDYDLWWKLYRHAGEFVFLEKPVAINRDHACTKTNINRKAHYSEAISIVRFYNGHVPIKWYIYQPYSVWWKSLIKYLRTLSF from the coding sequence ATGAAAAGTCCGCTCGTAACAATTGCTGTCCCTTCCTACAATCAAGGAAAATTCCTCGACGCTGCGCTGGAGTCTATCTTTGCTCAAGGCGTTCCCGTGGAAGTCTTCGTCATGGATGGTGGTTCGACTGATGGTACGCTAGAGGTCATACAGAAGTGGGAACCATTTCTCGCTGGGTGGCGAAGCCATCCAGATGCCGGCCAAAGTGCAGCCATCAATGAGGGAATAGCCCTGGGCAGTGCGCCTTACGTGACTTGGCTTAACAGTGATGACTATTATCTGCCGGACGGCCTTAAAGCGCTGCTTAGGGCGCTCGAGCAAGCACATGAGGCACCAGTTGCATATGGTCAGGCCTTCCATGAGAAGACCGAGAGCGGCATTCGGAAGCCTGTGTGGGTACAGCCGTTTTCTGCCAAAGCGTTGGCTATACGGTGTATCATATGTCAGCCGGCAACTCTTATTCGACGCACCGCGTGGCAGGCCGTTAACGGAGTTAATGAATCACTGCATATGGTGATGGACTACGATCTTTGGTGGAAGTTATATCGCCATGCAGGGGAATTCGTGTTTCTAGAAAAACCAGTTGCGATTAACCGGGATCACGCATGTACAAAAACTAATATAAATAGGAAGGCTCACTATTCGGAAGCTATTTCAATAGTTCGTTTTTATAATGGGCATGTACCAATAAAATGGTATATATATCAACCGTATTCTGTTTGGTGGAAATCGTTAATTAAATATTTACGTACATTGTCGTTTTAA
- a CDS encoding glycosyltransferase family 2 protein produces MFDQHKPVPLKSMNFNVNAPLPDTRSQIAVVTPSFNQAEFVAQTVESVLSQNEKLLEYVVQDGGSTDNTADVLQKYAGQLRFFSEKDEGQADAINKGFSKTKAPIMGWLNSDDLLLPGALQRVAATFAANPDADVLYGNRLLIDEHNNVIGEWVLPYHDEIVMRHVNYIPQETLFWRRRAWERAGGNIDVNFDFALDWEFILRLCRTGSRFIHVPEFLGAFRCHEMQKTATNFQTRGRQEIANLRRMYRAGGSFKNGIAHARFLAAHRLAHSKACKPVFTSVDR; encoded by the coding sequence GTGTTCGATCAGCACAAGCCTGTTCCTCTTAAGAGCATGAACTTCAATGTGAACGCGCCTCTTCCGGATACGAGGTCCCAAATTGCTGTCGTAACGCCTTCGTTCAATCAAGCGGAGTTCGTCGCTCAGACCGTTGAGAGCGTTCTCTCGCAGAACGAGAAGCTGCTGGAGTATGTCGTACAAGACGGGGGCTCTACAGATAACACAGCGGACGTCTTGCAAAAATATGCAGGGCAGCTGAGATTTTTCTCGGAAAAAGACGAAGGACAGGCTGACGCTATCAACAAAGGGTTCTCAAAAACGAAAGCTCCAATAATGGGCTGGCTCAACTCGGATGACCTGTTGCTACCAGGTGCATTGCAACGAGTCGCTGCGACATTTGCAGCCAATCCTGATGCCGACGTCTTGTATGGCAACCGTCTCCTAATCGATGAGCACAACAACGTTATTGGAGAATGGGTTCTTCCTTATCACGATGAGATTGTAATGCGCCACGTCAACTACATCCCGCAAGAGACACTATTTTGGAGGCGCAGGGCGTGGGAACGGGCTGGCGGGAACATAGACGTCAATTTTGATTTCGCTTTGGACTGGGAATTTATCCTGCGCCTTTGCAGGACAGGCAGTCGTTTCATTCATGTACCGGAATTTTTGGGTGCTTTCCGCTGTCACGAGATGCAGAAGACAGCCACAAACTTTCAGACACGAGGCCGGCAGGAAATTGCGAATTTGCGCAGGATGTATCGTGCAGGTGGGTCGTTCAAAAATGGAATTGCACACGCGCGCTTTCTTGCGGCACATCGCCTTGCACATTCGAAAGCCTGCAAGCCTGTTTTCACGAGCGTAGACCGATGA
- a CDS encoding ABC transporter ATP-binding protein, whose product MSSDIAIHLDGISKRFAVYSSPAARLISLLFRQQHKAEFFEAVKPLNLIVRKGEFLGIIGENGSGKSTLLQIIAGILSPSSGRMHVEGRVGALLELGAGFNPEFTGRENARLNAAILGLTDSEFEQKLPEIMAFADIGEFFDKPVKTYSSGMYVRLAFAVQACVEPDILIVDEALAVGDIFFRLKCYERLERLRKNGCTVILVTHSMEDVIHYCDHALLLHHGEVLYQGDVMEAVSHYYALGNLKTGETPATDEKFQETLSLEEGAVEWPRISFIDLSSKDQVTDGSVACRSIALTDASGKPQRIFKQGDTVHIYAEFEALRDLETVVAGVVIRSEKGVILHGKHSGQDDLPVPRFVKAGTRLRCRHDIELSIHTGEYLVDVTIGGYARQVYEARNRMTMAELESAAYRHCVVSAAATLGVIPAASHGFAVQPFYGLANLSSRSHITQLTAR is encoded by the coding sequence ATGTCCTCTGATATCGCCATTCATCTCGACGGAATTTCAAAGCGGTTCGCCGTCTACTCTTCTCCGGCTGCACGGTTGATCAGCCTGCTTTTCCGTCAGCAACATAAGGCTGAATTTTTTGAAGCGGTCAAACCGCTCAACTTGATCGTTCGCAAGGGAGAATTCCTCGGGATCATCGGTGAAAATGGCAGTGGCAAATCGACCCTGTTACAGATCATTGCCGGGATTTTATCACCATCCTCAGGACGTATGCATGTTGAGGGCCGCGTAGGCGCTCTTCTTGAACTCGGTGCAGGTTTTAATCCCGAATTTACGGGAAGAGAGAATGCCAGATTGAACGCTGCCATTCTCGGACTTACCGATAGCGAATTTGAGCAGAAACTGCCTGAGATCATGGCATTCGCTGACATTGGCGAGTTCTTTGATAAACCGGTCAAAACCTATTCAAGTGGCATGTATGTGCGTCTCGCTTTTGCGGTACAGGCATGTGTTGAGCCAGACATTCTCATCGTTGATGAGGCTCTTGCCGTCGGCGACATATTTTTCCGTCTGAAGTGCTACGAGCGTCTCGAAAGGCTCCGCAAGAATGGCTGTACGGTCATTCTCGTGACGCATTCGATGGAGGATGTGATCCATTATTGCGATCATGCACTTCTGCTCCATCACGGGGAAGTCCTGTACCAAGGCGACGTGATGGAGGCCGTTAGCCACTATTATGCTCTTGGCAATCTGAAGACGGGCGAAACGCCAGCCACTGATGAGAAATTCCAGGAAACGTTGTCGCTGGAAGAGGGCGCAGTGGAGTGGCCCAGAATTTCGTTCATAGATCTTTCGTCTAAGGATCAGGTGACGGACGGATCGGTGGCATGTCGATCGATCGCTCTGACGGATGCGTCGGGCAAACCCCAGCGAATTTTCAAGCAGGGTGATACAGTCCATATATACGCGGAGTTCGAAGCACTGCGCGACCTAGAGACCGTCGTCGCTGGCGTCGTTATCCGCAGCGAGAAAGGTGTCATCTTACACGGCAAACACAGTGGTCAAGATGATCTTCCAGTTCCGCGCTTTGTGAAAGCAGGAACGCGCCTCCGTTGTCGACATGACATCGAGCTAAGTATCCATACAGGTGAATACCTGGTCGATGTGACCATTGGTGGCTACGCACGTCAGGTCTATGAGGCGCGCAATCGGATGACGATGGCAGAATTGGAATCGGCGGCCTACAGACATTGCGTCGTAAGCGCGGCCGCGACTCTGGGAGTCATTCCAGCTGCCAGCCATGGCTTTGCAGTTCAGCCGTTTTACGGCCTTGCCAATCTCTCGAGCCGGTCTCACATCACGCAACTCACGGCCCGCTGA
- a CDS encoding ABC transporter permease produces MRFGLIVRAFTSPYLNRKLIFSLTRRDISQRYRSSALGPVWLFAQPLLLLALYSFVFQVVLRARWGIEGATGSPVPFGLILFVGLVLHTILSDTLVRAPATITAQESLVKRVIFPLEILPVVNVASSLMTAFLSFIILTAAMIVFAGFLYPTSIMLLVPILGLALFTTGLGWILAALGVYLRDLNQIMPLFSTLLLFTAPVVYPRSMVPDQFQFLLAINPLTIPVEWSRAILFEGAIWHPGAEIFLILSAVVYVIGYGFFRMLRREFADVL; encoded by the coding sequence ATGAGATTCGGCCTAATCGTCAGAGCGTTCACATCTCCCTATCTGAACAGAAAGCTCATCTTCAGTCTGACTCGTCGGGACATTTCACAACGCTATCGAAGCTCAGCGCTTGGTCCGGTTTGGCTTTTTGCGCAACCGCTCCTGCTGCTTGCGCTTTACTCTTTCGTGTTTCAAGTCGTTCTGAGAGCACGATGGGGTATTGAGGGTGCCACAGGCTCCCCCGTTCCCTTCGGACTCATTCTTTTCGTGGGCCTGGTGCTGCACACGATCTTGTCCGATACTCTGGTCCGTGCGCCTGCAACAATCACAGCTCAAGAAAGCTTGGTGAAGCGCGTCATCTTCCCGCTTGAAATTCTGCCGGTCGTCAACGTTGCCAGTTCGCTGATGACAGCATTCTTGTCTTTTATCATTCTCACTGCCGCGATGATCGTCTTCGCCGGTTTTCTATATCCAACATCCATTATGCTGCTTGTGCCAATTCTTGGACTGGCATTGTTTACAACCGGCTTGGGTTGGATCCTGGCAGCACTGGGTGTTTATTTGCGGGATCTCAATCAGATTATGCCGCTTTTCAGCACATTGTTGCTGTTCACAGCACCAGTTGTCTATCCGCGCAGCATGGTTCCTGATCAGTTCCAGTTTCTCTTGGCCATTAACCCTCTCACGATTCCGGTCGAATGGTCTCGCGCGATTCTGTTCGAGGGCGCTATCTGGCATCCCGGCGCAGAGATATTTCTCATACTGTCAGCCGTCGTATACGTGATTGGGTACGGCTTTTTCCGTATGCTACGTCGGGAGTTCGCAGATGTCCTCTGA
- a CDS encoding glycosyltransferase family 4 protein produces MAQRIRLGLPFNYDENWIGGAYYAQNLVSSFRLLPQAMQPDVFVLSHDRKSFDFIAQGSGYSRCTWVQPARLADIDGGIFRKLRLLQKIVPRILKRKMKFDIIYPFPIDRQAAETVCWIPDLQEKHLPHLFDAKELEQRDNQVRYFFQNFGNIVFSSEAARKDFETFYPEADVKTHVVHFAVFNPPAPTISIAEIRKKYKLPTRFFYCPNQFWVHKNHVIVLEALAKLKDEGVKVDVVFSGKEHDHRAPTHAQDLKDRAKALGIDDRTHFLGFLPRDEQVTLFGQAVSIVQPSLFEGWSTVIEDAKATSQFVIASDLAVNREQINKNVAFFDPKDALSLAAILAQYAHKDPERVELDYTIKQRAFAEDFLKVAENLRASAGGK; encoded by the coding sequence GTGGCTCAACGCATCAGATTAGGATTACCCTTTAATTACGATGAGAACTGGATCGGCGGAGCCTACTACGCGCAAAATCTCGTAAGTTCGTTCAGACTTCTTCCGCAGGCGATGCAACCTGACGTATTTGTGCTTTCGCATGATCGCAAATCGTTTGATTTTATCGCGCAAGGTTCTGGCTACAGCCGCTGTACCTGGGTGCAGCCGGCACGCCTGGCTGATATCGACGGTGGTATTTTCAGAAAATTGCGTCTGCTTCAGAAAATCGTGCCGCGGATACTGAAGCGGAAGATGAAGTTTGACATCATCTATCCCTTTCCAATCGATCGCCAAGCAGCAGAGACGGTATGCTGGATTCCGGACTTACAGGAGAAACACTTACCGCATCTCTTTGACGCCAAGGAATTGGAGCAGAGAGATAATCAGGTAAGATATTTTTTCCAGAATTTCGGAAATATTGTTTTTTCGTCAGAGGCGGCTCGGAAGGACTTCGAAACCTTCTATCCGGAAGCGGACGTAAAGACACATGTCGTGCATTTCGCGGTGTTCAATCCACCAGCGCCCACGATTTCCATTGCTGAAATCCGGAAGAAATACAAACTTCCGACACGTTTTTTTTACTGTCCCAATCAATTTTGGGTGCACAAAAATCATGTGATTGTCTTGGAAGCTTTGGCCAAGCTCAAGGATGAGGGCGTTAAAGTTGACGTGGTTTTTTCTGGTAAGGAACATGATCATCGTGCCCCCACCCACGCGCAGGACCTAAAAGACCGCGCCAAAGCCCTCGGTATCGATGACAGGACGCATTTCCTTGGTTTTTTGCCGAGGGATGAGCAGGTCACTCTTTTTGGGCAGGCTGTTTCCATTGTGCAGCCCTCTCTTTTCGAGGGTTGGTCGACGGTTATCGAGGATGCAAAAGCCACCTCCCAGTTTGTGATTGCCTCCGATTTGGCGGTGAACCGGGAGCAGATCAATAAGAACGTTGCTTTCTTCGATCCTAAGGATGCGCTCTCTCTGGCTGCAATATTGGCGCAATATGCCCATAAGGATCCGGAACGTGTCGAGCTCGATTACACGATCAAACAGCGTGCGTTCGCCGAAGATTTTCTGAAGGTTGCGGAAAACCTTCGTGCTTCAGCAGGTGGAAAATGA
- a CDS encoding NAD-dependent epimerase/dehydratase family protein has translation MNRILIIGSEGFIGSAVARVLRATHKIQRADIVYGIEGEDYHRIDADAPDFAQLLDVTKPEVVVNCSGAASVPLSFENPSRDFRLNTLRVNEILEAIRISLPSARFIHLSSAAVYGNPTTLPVSEDAPAAPVSPYGWHKFYAEQICREYATLFNLQCISLRIFSCYGPGLRKQLFWDSYQKALKSKTPQFFGSGQEARDFIYVDDLARAIQLIIEKADFDGRAINAASGTMTTIREAVETLFGHLGEQYTAHFTGQARRGDPDRWVADISYLKKLGFSPAFDVKTGLERTAEWLNASD, from the coding sequence ATGAACCGTATTCTGATTATAGGCTCCGAAGGTTTCATCGGTTCCGCCGTCGCACGCGTCTTGCGAGCAACGCATAAGATCCAGCGCGCAGACATCGTATATGGCATAGAAGGGGAAGACTATCACCGTATTGACGCTGATGCGCCTGATTTCGCTCAACTGCTAGATGTTACAAAACCGGAAGTGGTTGTGAACTGCTCAGGTGCGGCGAGTGTGCCACTCTCATTTGAAAATCCGTCACGTGATTTTCGGTTGAACACGTTGCGGGTCAACGAAATTCTCGAGGCTATCCGTATCAGCCTCCCTTCTGCGCGCTTCATTCATTTGTCTAGCGCCGCGGTCTACGGGAATCCAACCACACTGCCTGTAAGCGAAGATGCACCGGCCGCTCCTGTTTCCCCCTATGGATGGCATAAGTTCTACGCGGAGCAGATTTGTCGTGAATATGCCACGCTGTTCAATCTGCAGTGCATTTCGCTTCGGATCTTCTCGTGTTACGGCCCGGGCCTGCGTAAGCAGCTATTTTGGGACAGCTATCAGAAGGCATTGAAATCGAAGACGCCGCAATTCTTCGGTTCTGGTCAGGAAGCACGTGATTTCATCTACGTAGATGATCTTGCTCGTGCCATACAACTGATAATCGAGAAGGCAGATTTTGACGGAAGAGCAATCAACGCTGCAAGCGGCACGATGACCACAATCCGTGAGGCGGTTGAAACTCTTTTTGGCCATCTTGGAGAGCAATACACGGCACACTTTACAGGTCAGGCCCGCCGAGGAGATCCTGACCGCTGGGTTGCCGATATCTCCTATTTGAAAAAACTTGGATTTTCCCCTGCTTTCGACGTGAAGACGGGGCTTGAGAGGACTGCCGAGTGGCTCAACGCATCAGATTAG
- a CDS encoding class I SAM-dependent methyltransferase — translation MQGDPNHKEMLKFAFLNGKPGQSFEIYYHSEEFKATKEIVDTVERKSGRMLDVGSGIGVTSVAFSLQGFHVDAVEPETGPLTGRKGMEDLIEEVSKSCSLQLAMHTGYLSEVNLPPGYDVAICRQVAHHFADPVRDLSQIRALLRPGGKAILIRDHVIYDDEDKERFLREHPMQSFYKGENAYKKEDYVRFAEEAGFEVERVISFTESPMNYWPSTAEQIAIVGENVAGRPYSFVLKNPELPITGEAEAP, via the coding sequence ATGCAAGGCGATCCAAACCACAAGGAGATGCTGAAGTTTGCATTTCTCAACGGAAAGCCAGGCCAATCGTTCGAAATTTATTATCACTCCGAAGAGTTTAAGGCGACGAAAGAGATCGTCGATACGGTTGAACGTAAGTCTGGAAGAATGCTCGATGTCGGAAGCGGCATAGGGGTCACCTCTGTTGCCTTCTCGCTTCAAGGTTTTCATGTTGATGCCGTTGAACCGGAAACAGGTCCATTGACCGGCCGCAAAGGTATGGAAGACCTCATCGAAGAAGTCAGTAAATCCTGCAGTCTGCAGCTTGCCATGCACACGGGTTACCTTAGTGAGGTAAATCTTCCGCCTGGATATGACGTGGCGATCTGCCGCCAGGTTGCTCATCATTTCGCAGATCCTGTCAGGGATCTGTCACAGATACGCGCGCTGTTGCGACCGGGTGGCAAGGCCATTCTAATCCGAGATCATGTTATCTACGACGATGAGGACAAAGAGCGATTTCTTCGCGAGCATCCGATGCAATCCTTCTACAAGGGTGAAAACGCCTACAAGAAGGAGGACTACGTCCGGTTTGCCGAAGAAGCCGGTTTTGAGGTTGAAAGGGTCATCTCCTTCACGGAGTCACCGATGAACTACTGGCCTTCAACGGCTGAGCAAATTGCTATTGTTGGCGAAAACGTGGCGGGAAGACCGTATTCCTTTGTTCTGAAAAACCCAGAATTGCCAATCACTGGCGAGGCGGAAGCTCCATGA
- a CDS encoding glycosyltransferase family 2 protein, with protein MTSDFSVIIPTYNSEKSLGAALSSCLHQGASVEVIVIDGASRDRTVEIAAAHEARPVILSEPDKGIYDAINKGLKLATGRLIGILGSDDELEAGALSKLNSLHKRTETDIVFGAANMVSPSGDVEVRKDEAFGPGALLSGIPFCHNAMFVTQDCVRRVGEYDNSLKICADAAWVHRAIRLGCTASGIPDPVVRFSLGGVSSVSAAEIMAETYGVIAANFSSITAVEAKVFIEAVRRWGAVEPALEIARRYPHDRLLQEAVAHAFGGIQPSVASAVRPSLRRRIAARLLRLLRSNIHSA; from the coding sequence ATGACTTCCGATTTTTCCGTTATCATCCCGACCTACAATTCTGAGAAAAGCCTCGGTGCTGCCCTGTCTTCCTGTCTTCATCAGGGAGCTTCGGTTGAGGTGATCGTCATTGATGGGGCCTCCCGGGATAGGACAGTGGAAATCGCTGCTGCGCACGAGGCCAGACCTGTTATTCTCTCCGAGCCCGACAAGGGCATTTATGACGCAATCAATAAGGGATTGAAGCTTGCGACAGGGCGTCTGATCGGTATTTTAGGATCCGATGATGAGCTTGAGGCCGGTGCCCTTTCAAAACTCAACAGCCTCCATAAAAGAACGGAAACAGATATCGTTTTTGGTGCAGCCAATATGGTATCTCCGTCTGGAGATGTGGAGGTGCGCAAGGACGAGGCCTTTGGTCCAGGTGCGCTTTTGTCAGGAATTCCTTTTTGTCACAATGCAATGTTCGTTACACAGGATTGCGTGCGACGGGTGGGAGAATATGACAATTCTCTGAAAATCTGCGCTGATGCGGCATGGGTACATCGTGCGATAAGACTTGGTTGTACCGCGTCAGGCATTCCTGATCCTGTCGTTCGTTTTTCGCTCGGAGGAGTATCGTCGGTTAGCGCTGCAGAAATTATGGCAGAGACCTATGGGGTCATAGCGGCCAATTTCTCGTCAATAACGGCGGTCGAAGCGAAAGTTTTCATTGAAGCGGTCAGACGTTGGGGTGCCGTTGAGCCGGCACTGGAAATTGCCAGGCGTTATCCTCATGACCGTCTCCTGCAAGAAGCGGTAGCGCATGCATTTGGAGGTATCCAGCCTTCTGTTGCCTCAGCGGTACGGCCCAGTCTGAGGAGACGGATCGCCGCCCGGCTTCTGAGGCTGCTTCGATCCAACATTCATTCTGCATAG